In a genomic window of Roseiflexus castenholzii DSM 13941:
- a CDS encoding PTS-dependent dihydroxyacetone kinase phosphotransferase subunit DhaM has product MVGILIVAHSERLASGVKEFAEQATHGQVPIVAVGGAVDGSLGISPEAIREGLRRIAGNDGVLVLVDFTSAALSVEAVLEDEASMRVVISNAPLVEGAYLAAVEASVGATLEEAAAAALRGRDLIKVQPDRRMRYQ; this is encoded by the coding sequence ATGGTTGGCATTTTGATCGTTGCGCACAGTGAACGGCTCGCAAGTGGCGTCAAGGAGTTTGCCGAGCAGGCGACCCATGGTCAGGTTCCGATTGTCGCAGTCGGCGGAGCGGTCGATGGGTCTCTCGGTATCAGCCCGGAAGCGATTCGGGAGGGTCTGCGCCGCATCGCCGGCAACGACGGCGTTCTCGTTCTGGTCGATTTTACCAGTGCTGCGTTGAGTGTCGAAGCCGTCCTGGAAGATGAGGCGTCCATGCGTGTCGTCATCAGCAATGCGCCGCTTGTCGAAGGCGCATATCTCGCCGCCGTCGAGGCGTCGGTCGGCGCAACGCTGGAGGAAGCAGCAGCCGCAGCATTACGCGGACGTGACCTGATCAAAGTGCAACCGGATCGTCGCATGCGCTATCAGTAA
- the thiE gene encoding thiamine phosphate synthase — translation MAWSTLVDPSPSVLTNPIPFPSGRGIVYVITDRRAAGERSLIDIVHAALRGGANAIQLRDKDVPARAMIALGEALLPLTRAAGVPLIVNDRVDVALALDADGVHVGQDDIPADMVRRIIGPARILGVSVATVEQAQQAARDGATYVSVGDLFGTPSKPDAGPPIGLTPLTEIARAVDLPVLGIGGITVANAASVVRAGAVGVAVISAVIGAPDPEAATRALCDVAAQR, via the coding sequence ATGGCATGGTCCACATTAGTCGATCCGTCCCCATCGGTTCTGACCAACCCGATCCCGTTTCCGTCCGGCAGAGGCATTGTGTATGTTATTACCGACCGACGCGCCGCAGGTGAACGTTCACTGATCGACATTGTGCATGCGGCGTTGCGTGGCGGCGCGAATGCCATTCAACTGCGCGACAAGGATGTGCCCGCACGCGCCATGATCGCCCTGGGCGAGGCGCTGCTGCCGCTGACTCGCGCGGCTGGCGTTCCCCTGATCGTCAACGACCGCGTCGATGTGGCGCTGGCGCTGGACGCCGATGGTGTTCACGTCGGTCAGGACGATATTCCGGCGGATATGGTGCGACGGATCATCGGTCCAGCACGCATTCTGGGAGTATCGGTCGCAACAGTGGAACAGGCGCAGCAAGCAGCGCGTGATGGCGCAACGTATGTCAGCGTCGGCGATCTCTTTGGCACGCCGAGCAAACCGGATGCCGGACCGCCGATCGGTCTCACGCCGCTGACAGAGATCGCGCGCGCGGTCGATCTGCCGGTGCTGGGAATTGGCGGGATAACTGTCGCAAATGCAGCATCGGTTGTGCGAGCAGGCGCCGTAGGAGTGGCAGTGATTTCGGCGGTCATTGGCGCGCCGGACCCGGAAGCGGCGACGCGAGCGTTGTGCGATGTGGCAGCGCAAAGGTAG
- the thiM gene encoding hydroxyethylthiazole kinase, whose protein sequence is MDTINQRIGEMLARVRATRPLIHHITNLVVMNDTANVTLHVGGLPVMAHDVEEVAEMVTHAGALVLNVGTLSPDWVESMLVAGRQANELDIPIVLDPVGAGATQLRTMTNLKLLRSLHIGVVRGNGGEIGALSGAGGEMRGVESIAAPENPLTAARTLAQTYRTVVALTGARDIITDGERGFIVSNGHIWLTTLTGTGCMATTMVAAFAAVERDYLLAAAGGLAMFGLAAELAAEKAHGPASFKTALFDQIYNLTPEQVAAGARIAELEW, encoded by the coding sequence ATGGACACGATCAATCAACGGATTGGTGAGATGCTCGCCCGTGTACGCGCAACCCGACCATTGATTCACCACATTACCAATCTGGTCGTCATGAACGACACCGCAAATGTCACATTGCATGTGGGCGGGTTGCCAGTGATGGCGCACGATGTGGAGGAAGTCGCCGAGATGGTGACGCACGCAGGCGCACTGGTGTTGAACGTCGGCACCCTCTCGCCCGATTGGGTCGAGTCGATGCTAGTTGCCGGGCGACAGGCGAATGAACTCGACATTCCGATTGTGCTCGATCCGGTCGGCGCGGGCGCGACGCAACTCCGCACGATGACCAACCTCAAGTTGCTGCGCTCGCTCCACATCGGGGTGGTGCGTGGCAACGGCGGCGAGATCGGCGCGTTGAGCGGCGCAGGCGGCGAGATGCGCGGCGTCGAGAGCATCGCTGCGCCGGAAAATCCGTTGACGGCTGCGCGCACCCTGGCTCAGACGTACCGCACCGTTGTGGCGCTTACCGGCGCGCGCGACATTATCACGGACGGCGAACGGGGTTTCATTGTCAGCAACGGTCACATCTGGCTGACAACGCTGACCGGCACGGGCTGTATGGCAACGACGATGGTCGCTGCATTCGCTGCGGTCGAGCGCGATTATCTGCTGGCGGCGGCGGGTGGGTTGGCGATGTTCGGATTGGCGGCGGAACTTGCTGCCGAAAAGGCCCATGGTCCCGCCAGTTTCAAGACGGCGCTGTTCGACCAGATCTACAACCTGACGCCAGAACAGGTGGCGGCAGGCGCGCGGATCGCAGAACTGGAATGGTGA
- the ptsP gene encoding phosphoenolpyruvate--protein phosphotransferase, giving the protein MAIYLRGAGSSPGVALGRAVRYLPDSHAWHAVDADIDAAMARFTAAQAMAATQMRTLAELLREEGRIEEARIFDTHALLVEDEILTQDVERRMRAGRISLEQALIAAIDSLRDAVDAIDDPYLRERSSDIDSVRRAILTALHGETRRIRDLPIGAILVANDLTPAEAVSLRDGRIAGFATAEGGPTSHTTILARAFGIPAVVGLGAATLAVPDGAPLVLDGYTGLLIVDPDAFEWSSYERRASALVTAPVRRQPSRDQPGRLASGEPVTIWANINHPLEARIALEQGAEGIGLFRTEFLFLGRSTPPDENEQYEAYRAVVEMMEGRPVIIRTLDIGGDKRVEYLDLPHEPNPSLGIRGLRLAMRRPDLFQTQIRAMLRAATHGDLRILLPMVAIPDEVTWAREQIHSAAESLARQGIPHRADVPVGVMIETPAAAITADLLAREAAFFSIGTNDLAQYALAADRTSADVSARYSQTSAAILRLIAQTVGSAIRARLPVCVCGESAGAPDVAPLLIGLGVSQLSMNPASISIVKERLSETMMTQAQAAAHAVLNIYI; this is encoded by the coding sequence ATGGCCATCTATCTTCGAGGCGCTGGGAGTTCACCGGGAGTGGCGCTTGGGCGTGCGGTGCGCTACCTCCCCGATAGCCACGCCTGGCATGCGGTTGATGCCGACATCGATGCCGCAATGGCGCGTTTCACAGCAGCTCAGGCAATGGCTGCCACGCAAATGCGCACGCTGGCAGAGTTGTTGCGTGAAGAAGGACGCATCGAAGAGGCGCGCATTTTTGACACCCATGCGCTCCTGGTTGAAGATGAAATCCTGACGCAGGACGTAGAACGGCGTATGCGCGCGGGGCGCATCAGTCTGGAGCAGGCGCTGATCGCCGCCATCGATTCGCTGCGCGACGCCGTCGATGCCATCGACGACCCCTATCTACGCGAACGTTCCAGCGACATCGACAGCGTGCGGCGCGCTATTCTGACGGCGCTGCACGGCGAAACCCGCCGCATTCGCGATCTGCCGATCGGCGCCATTCTGGTGGCGAATGACCTGACGCCAGCGGAAGCGGTCAGCCTGCGCGATGGACGGATCGCCGGATTCGCAACTGCCGAGGGTGGACCGACCAGCCATACGACGATCCTGGCGCGCGCCTTTGGCATCCCGGCGGTTGTCGGGTTGGGCGCAGCAACGCTGGCGGTTCCCGATGGCGCGCCACTGGTGCTCGACGGATACACGGGACTGCTGATCGTCGATCCTGACGCCTTTGAATGGTCCTCCTACGAACGTCGCGCGTCCGCGCTGGTAACGGCGCCGGTTCGGCGACAACCGTCACGCGATCAACCGGGGCGCCTGGCAAGCGGCGAGCCGGTGACCATCTGGGCAAATATCAACCATCCGCTCGAGGCGCGTATCGCCCTCGAACAGGGAGCAGAAGGCATCGGACTGTTTCGCACCGAGTTTCTCTTCCTGGGGCGTAGCACTCCGCCCGACGAGAACGAACAGTACGAGGCATATCGCGCCGTAGTCGAGATGATGGAAGGGCGCCCGGTCATTATCCGCACCCTGGACATCGGCGGCGATAAGCGAGTGGAGTACCTCGACCTGCCGCACGAACCCAATCCCTCACTCGGTATCCGTGGGCTGCGCCTGGCAATGCGTCGGCCCGATCTCTTCCAGACACAGATTCGCGCTATGCTTCGCGCTGCAACGCACGGCGATCTGCGTATCCTGTTGCCGATGGTCGCCATACCGGACGAAGTGACATGGGCACGTGAACAGATCCACAGCGCCGCCGAGTCGCTGGCACGTCAGGGCATTCCTCACCGTGCTGACGTGCCTGTTGGCGTCATGATCGAAACGCCAGCCGCAGCAATCACTGCCGATCTGCTGGCGCGCGAGGCGGCGTTCTTCAGCATTGGCACCAACGACCTGGCGCAGTACGCGCTTGCTGCCGACCGCACGAGCGCCGATGTGTCTGCCCGATACTCCCAGACATCCGCTGCTATCCTGCGCCTGATTGCGCAGACCGTCGGCTCTGCCATTCGCGCTCGTTTGCCGGTGTGTGTCTGCGGCGAGAGCGCCGGTGCGCCGGATGTGGCGCCGCTCCTGATCGGGTTGGGCGTGTCACAATTGAGCATGAACCCGGCGAGCATTTCCATTGTCAAAGAGCGTCTGAGCGAGACGATGATGACGCAGGCGCAGGCGGCGGCGCACGCAGTGTTGAACATTTACATATGA
- a CDS encoding serine/threonine-protein kinase — MSNLPEWIGHYHLERQIGKGGMSLVWLARHRTLRARQVAIKVLLSQESEWVERFTREAEITSQLRHAHIVPIYDHGYQAPFYYTVMEYVEGGSLRDLLSKRGRLPLDLALHIFRCAAAALDYAHAHGVIHRDISTGNILVDQDGARVFLADFGIARESGKTSLTTVHKVMGTRGFFSPEHIASATAVTHLSDLYSLGVVLFVMLTGALPWSYIPGPGEDGGPFVPLMSLRDRGVTGLPTELDTVIHAMLAPDPSKRYPSAQAAVEALEQVLRRHTSTTQVMAGAPASAPPVPAAPPEEPHPVEQTLAPDLIKAPIQEALKRARELNDPREIARLLNAWSNARPWLRRPSLGRMAAIRQIGHRNVYWYTLRVLYETREPAQTAEEPDHQMTNHKLEREPGRWEVPLPAPKGFENDPGGVVRIPGSTRVVLCDDCKGIGRTICPRCNGNRRIPAPADPTPPVVTTSASVSAESATSAPAQAAAAPRLIPCPDCQGSGGLHCKRCDGTSRLVVHKTLRWHRRAERMTARDDLPRIDEDWLEKRCKKHTIYREQENGGFRPEWRLVPNIQAMIQEAEACLNPDTRILFSEVTVRFIPITEIVFDLDEWKPAKATGQKGQSREPVLYRWYIYGFENILPDDRRFLNRDRIIALGATGVSVAAIIALILLLVL; from the coding sequence ATGAGCAACCTTCCTGAATGGATCGGTCATTATCACCTGGAGCGTCAGATCGGCAAAGGCGGCATGAGCCTTGTGTGGCTGGCGCGTCACCGCACGCTTCGCGCTCGTCAGGTGGCGATCAAGGTGCTCCTTTCACAGGAATCCGAGTGGGTCGAGCGCTTCACCCGCGAAGCGGAGATCACAAGTCAACTCCGCCACGCGCACATTGTGCCGATCTATGATCACGGCTATCAGGCGCCGTTCTACTACACGGTGATGGAGTATGTCGAGGGCGGATCACTGCGCGATCTGCTCAGTAAGCGTGGACGGTTGCCGCTCGACCTGGCACTGCACATCTTTCGTTGCGCTGCGGCTGCCCTCGACTATGCCCACGCGCACGGGGTCATCCATCGTGATATTTCGACCGGAAATATTCTGGTGGATCAGGATGGCGCGCGCGTGTTCCTTGCCGACTTCGGCATTGCCCGCGAGTCGGGCAAAACGTCGCTGACGACGGTCCACAAAGTGATGGGAACGCGGGGGTTCTTTTCACCGGAGCACATTGCCTCGGCAACCGCCGTGACTCATCTTTCCGATCTGTACAGCCTCGGAGTTGTGCTGTTCGTCATGCTCACCGGCGCCCTGCCCTGGTCCTACATCCCAGGACCCGGCGAGGATGGCGGACCATTCGTGCCACTGATGTCGCTGCGCGACCGCGGGGTGACCGGCTTGCCAACCGAACTCGACACTGTCATCCATGCCATGCTGGCGCCAGACCCGTCTAAACGGTATCCCAGCGCTCAGGCAGCGGTCGAGGCGCTGGAACAGGTGTTACGTCGTCATACCAGTACAACGCAGGTGATGGCCGGCGCACCCGCCAGCGCGCCACCGGTTCCGGCAGCACCGCCGGAAGAGCCACATCCGGTCGAACAGACGCTGGCGCCTGATCTGATTAAGGCGCCAATCCAGGAAGCGCTGAAGCGCGCGCGCGAACTCAATGACCCGCGCGAAATTGCCCGCTTGCTGAATGCCTGGAGCAATGCGCGACCATGGCTGCGCCGTCCGTCTTTGGGGCGCATGGCGGCGATCAGGCAGATCGGGCATCGCAACGTTTACTGGTATACCCTGCGCGTGCTGTATGAGACGCGCGAACCGGCGCAGACGGCGGAAGAACCGGATCACCAGATGACGAACCACAAACTGGAACGCGAACCCGGTCGCTGGGAGGTGCCGCTTCCGGCGCCAAAAGGGTTCGAGAACGATCCCGGCGGCGTGGTGCGCATTCCCGGTTCAACGCGCGTTGTGCTCTGTGATGATTGTAAAGGTATTGGGCGGACGATCTGTCCCCGCTGCAACGGCAATCGGCGCATTCCGGCGCCAGCCGACCCCACGCCGCCCGTCGTGACGACAAGTGCGTCGGTGTCCGCTGAATCGGCGACGTCCGCCCCGGCACAGGCTGCGGCAGCGCCACGGTTGATCCCGTGCCCTGATTGCCAGGGAAGCGGCGGATTACACTGCAAACGCTGCGATGGGACCAGCCGCCTGGTCGTTCACAAAACCTTGCGCTGGCATCGCCGGGCGGAAAGGATGACTGCCCGCGATGATCTACCGCGTATCGATGAAGATTGGTTGGAAAAACGCTGCAAGAAACATACTATCTATCGTGAGCAGGAGAACGGAGGGTTTCGTCCTGAATGGCGCCTTGTGCCGAACATTCAGGCAATGATTCAGGAGGCGGAAGCATGCCTGAATCCCGATACGCGTATTCTGTTCAGCGAAGTGACTGTGCGCTTTATTCCCATCACCGAGATCGTGTTCGATCTCGATGAATGGAAACCGGCAAAAGCCACCGGACAGAAAGGTCAGTCGCGCGAACCGGTGCTCTACCGCTGGTATATCTATGGCTTTGAAAACATCTTGCCTGATGACCGGCGTTTTTTGAACCGGGATCGGATTATTGCACTGGGGGCGACCGGCGTGAGCGTTGCGGCAATCATTGCGCTGATTTTGCTACTGGTGCTGTGA
- a CDS encoding HPr family phosphocarrier protein: protein MVRIRHPLGLHARPAADFYRKTREFRSRITVRNISRRFSVELPVSPLNLLQLGAAQGHQVLIRAEGEDEREAVTALARLLDQLAAEE from the coding sequence GTGGTCAGGATTCGGCATCCCCTTGGGCTGCATGCGCGTCCGGCAGCAGATTTTTACCGCAAGACGCGCGAGTTTCGCAGCCGAATTACGGTACGAAATATCAGCCGGAGATTTTCGGTCGAGCTGCCGGTCAGCCCGTTGAATTTGCTGCAACTTGGCGCAGCGCAGGGGCATCAGGTATTGATCCGCGCCGAGGGTGAAGATGAGCGTGAAGCCGTGACGGCGCTGGCCAGATTGCTCGACCAACTCGCAGCCGAGGAATAA
- the thiW gene encoding energy coupling factor transporter S component ThiW — protein sequence MAATTSIVRSQTRRLAYAIVLTALAVALSPISIPVGIAKVFPVQHMVNVLAGALIGPWWGLAVALVTSIVRNALGLGTPLAFPGSIFGVLLAGLIYRATRNIPLTVAGEVIGTGIIGALIGALVVAPYVMNRPMGATALIIPFALSSLVGAVLGALGLLALRRTGYLERPDTRQ from the coding sequence ATGGCTGCAACAACCTCAATCGTTCGCAGTCAGACGCGGCGACTGGCGTATGCCATCGTGCTGACGGCGCTGGCAGTGGCATTGTCGCCAATCAGCATCCCGGTCGGAATCGCAAAAGTATTCCCTGTGCAACACATGGTCAATGTACTCGCCGGAGCGCTCATCGGTCCCTGGTGGGGACTGGCAGTGGCGCTGGTTACTTCGATTGTGCGCAATGCACTCGGTCTGGGCACGCCGCTGGCATTCCCCGGCAGCATCTTTGGCGTGTTGCTCGCCGGGTTGATCTATCGCGCCACACGAAACATCCCGTTGACGGTCGCGGGTGAAGTGATCGGCACCGGTATTATCGGCGCACTGATCGGCGCACTGGTTGTGGCGCCGTATGTTATGAACCGACCTATGGGCGCAACGGCGCTGATTATCCCATTTGCGCTCTCATCGCTAGTCGGCGCAGTGCTGGGCGCGCTCGGCTTGCTTGCGCTACGACGAACCGGTTACCTGGAACGTCCTGACACGAGGCAATGA
- a CDS encoding CCA tRNA nucleotidyltransferase: MSLLQHPLLETLAPLFDALARAGGRPLLVGGAVRDLLLGLPPTDIDVEVYGIDGQHLAAALAPFGRVDAVGRSFGVLKLRLDGYNVDVALPARYRPAAAGEPGALAEYDPSLTPREALARRDFTINALALTPSGDLVDYFGGRADLEARRLCHTSEAFGDDPLRVLRAMQFAARFNMRLAPDTAALCRTLLPASAGLPLDRIWREWHKWATLGAHPSAGLRALDESGWLALYPELAALQGCPQHPHFHPEGDVWLHTLYVCDAAVRIAERDALDARDRAVLIFAALCHDLGKPPTTIVEEDGIPRSPGHATAGVPLTRAFLARIGSPHWLEPLVTPLVREHLAHLHTPPTPRVVRRLAHRLTPATLVQWERLVEADASGRPPLPPERPAAAHLALAEAEGAAKNRPAPLVRGRDLIAAGVEPGPRLGALLRRAYEAQLDGAFRTVEEGIAWVLHTNEH; the protein is encoded by the coding sequence ATGTCGCTATTGCAGCATCCGCTTCTCGAAACGCTGGCGCCGCTCTTCGATGCGCTTGCGCGGGCCGGCGGACGTCCGCTGCTCGTCGGTGGAGCGGTGCGCGATCTGCTGCTTGGGTTGCCGCCAACAGACATCGATGTGGAAGTCTATGGCATTGATGGACAGCACCTCGCTGCTGCACTTGCGCCGTTTGGCCGGGTCGATGCCGTTGGGCGCTCGTTCGGCGTGCTGAAATTGCGGCTCGATGGGTACAACGTGGATGTGGCGCTGCCGGCGCGTTATCGTCCGGCTGCCGCCGGGGAGCCTGGCGCGTTAGCCGAGTATGATCCGTCTCTGACGCCGCGCGAGGCGCTGGCGCGCCGTGATTTTACGATCAATGCGCTGGCGCTGACGCCATCCGGCGATCTCGTCGATTATTTTGGCGGTCGCGCCGACCTCGAAGCGCGGCGGCTGTGCCACACATCCGAAGCGTTCGGCGACGATCCGCTACGTGTGTTGCGCGCGATGCAGTTTGCGGCACGCTTCAACATGCGCCTGGCGCCAGACACGGCTGCGCTCTGTCGCACCCTGCTTCCCGCATCCGCCGGTCTTCCGCTCGACCGTATCTGGCGTGAATGGCACAAATGGGCAACTCTTGGCGCCCATCCGTCTGCCGGACTGCGCGCCCTCGACGAATCGGGATGGCTGGCGCTCTACCCTGAACTTGCCGCATTACAGGGATGCCCGCAACATCCGCACTTTCATCCCGAAGGGGATGTGTGGCTGCATACACTCTACGTCTGCGACGCAGCAGTGCGTATTGCCGAACGCGATGCGCTGGATGCGCGCGACCGCGCGGTGCTGATCTTTGCGGCGCTGTGTCACGACCTGGGCAAGCCTCCTACAACCATAGTCGAGGAAGACGGCATTCCGCGCAGTCCTGGTCACGCAACCGCAGGTGTACCGTTGACCCGGGCGTTTCTTGCGCGTATCGGATCACCGCACTGGCTCGAACCTCTGGTGACGCCGCTAGTGCGTGAGCACCTGGCGCATCTCCATACTCCGCCGACACCGCGTGTGGTGCGTCGCCTGGCACATCGTCTCACGCCGGCAACCCTGGTGCAGTGGGAACGATTGGTCGAAGCCGACGCCTCCGGGCGGCCACCACTCCCGCCAGAGCGACCGGCGGCAGCACATCTGGCGCTTGCCGAGGCGGAGGGCGCAGCCAAAAACCGCCCCGCGCCACTGGTGCGCGGGCGTGACCTGATCGCCGCGGGGGTCGAGCCAGGTCCGCGCCTGGGAGCGCTGCTGCGGCGCGCCTACGAAGCGCAACTCGATGGCGCTTTCCGCACCGTGGAGGAGGGAATAGCGTGGGTGTTGCACACGAACGAGCATTGA
- a CDS encoding zinc metalloprotease HtpX, protein MTRLTNTLKTTALLGALTVLLVLAGQWFGGTQGMIIAFVLAVLMNGGAYWFSDKLALSMAGARAISRYEAPRLYQMVAHLAQRANLPMPRVYLIDSEAPNAFATGRDPQHGAVAVTTGLLQLLNDDEVAAVIAHELGHIKNRDTLISTIAATFAGAVAILADMAQWALLLGGFGRHEDDGEESGLAGLVSGLLLILVAPIAATLIQLAISRTREFEADAAGATISGSPLALASALRKIEAWKQRLPLATNPAMANLYIINPLDGGTLVKLFSTHPPTTERIARLERMAIRQHALVW, encoded by the coding sequence ATGACAAGACTGACCAATACACTGAAGACTACGGCTCTGCTGGGGGCGCTGACGGTGCTGCTCGTCCTGGCGGGACAGTGGTTCGGCGGCACGCAGGGCATGATCATTGCATTCGTTCTCGCCGTCTTGATGAATGGCGGCGCCTACTGGTTCTCGGATAAACTGGCGTTGAGCATGGCCGGCGCGCGCGCAATCAGCCGGTACGAAGCGCCGCGTCTCTACCAGATGGTCGCACACCTGGCGCAGCGCGCGAACCTGCCGATGCCGCGCGTCTATCTGATCGACTCGGAGGCGCCAAATGCGTTTGCCACCGGTCGCGACCCGCAGCACGGTGCGGTTGCCGTCACGACCGGACTGCTCCAACTGCTGAATGACGACGAGGTTGCAGCAGTTATCGCCCACGAATTGGGGCACATCAAAAACCGCGATACGCTCATCAGCACGATTGCGGCGACGTTCGCCGGCGCAGTCGCCATCCTGGCGGATATGGCGCAGTGGGCATTGCTCCTCGGCGGCTTTGGACGCCACGAGGACGACGGCGAGGAGAGCGGTCTGGCAGGTCTGGTGAGCGGGTTGCTGCTCATTCTGGTGGCGCCGATTGCTGCGACGCTGATCCAGTTGGCGATTTCGCGCACCCGCGAATTCGAGGCGGACGCCGCCGGCGCGACGATCAGCGGATCGCCGTTGGCGCTGGCGTCGGCGCTGCGCAAGATCGAAGCATGGAAGCAGCGTCTGCCGCTTGCGACCAATCCGGCGATGGCAAACCTGTACATTATCAATCCGCTCGATGGTGGCACTCTTGTGAAACTGTTCAGCACCCATCCGCCAACCACAGAGCGTATTGCGCGGCTGGAGCGGATGGCAATCCGGCAGCATGCGCTGGTCTGGTAA
- a CDS encoding Hsp20/alpha crystallin family protein, whose protein sequence is MTTALTRFEPFAEALRLSDAVEQLLNESWVMPRSLFGGWAGTSRIPLDLYETDEAYMVTALMPGVPSDKVDIQLEQNMLTIRGEVHVEQPKDAHYLIQERTSGKIERCIRLPATVDAEKISAELKDGVLTIRLPKVEHARPHRITIQTA, encoded by the coding sequence ATGACTACTGCGTTGACCCGTTTCGAGCCATTCGCTGAGGCACTGCGACTGTCGGATGCCGTCGAGCAACTGCTGAACGAAAGCTGGGTGATGCCACGCAGCCTCTTCGGCGGTTGGGCTGGAACGTCGCGCATTCCATTGGACCTCTACGAAACCGATGAGGCGTACATGGTAACGGCGCTCATGCCGGGCGTTCCAAGCGACAAAGTGGACATCCAGCTCGAACAGAACATGCTCACCATCCGTGGTGAGGTGCATGTCGAGCAGCCGAAGGATGCGCACTATCTCATCCAGGAGCGCACCAGCGGCAAGATCGAGCGCTGCATCCGCCTGCCGGCAACGGTGGACGCTGAGAAAATCTCGGCGGAACTCAAGGATGGGGTGCTGACGATCCGGCTGCCGAAAGTCGAGCATGCCCGACCGCATCGCATCACCATCCAGACGGCATGA